From the Nodularia sp. NIES-3585 genome, one window contains:
- a CDS encoding glutathione S-transferase family protein yields the protein MTTTPLSWQELETLTDYQIDTVNGLTNARARLRLFGQPESNVRVTLYRDNHAWCPYCQKVWLWLEEKQIPYRIEKVTMFCYGEKESWYKRKVPSGMLPAIELDGRIIKESDDILIALEKVFAPLSQGMEDRRVLPLRQLERLLFRAWCMWLCSKAASSQQEQRHREQFITVVAKVEEALGSTPSPYFLDSFSIVDVIFTPYLERMNASLYYYKGYSLREENPRLNAWFAAMESRSTYCGTQSDFHTHAHDLPPQMGGCWENGEPQMLLNKARVDNGPWFGLPDVTYPEPENSRMEALQRTIKHRINIIRVNPLDDQLFDQALRCALTHMMTSEDCVPPSGSDVALRYLRDRINVPRDMSIYAAKRLRESLEKTAALAGNGQPAPIPTQHRRDQDPSNFLKL from the coding sequence ATGACTACCACACCCTTAAGCTGGCAAGAACTAGAAACCCTCACGGACTATCAAATAGATACTGTTAATGGTCTCACTAATGCTAGAGCCAGGTTACGCTTGTTTGGTCAGCCCGAATCTAATGTGCGGGTAACGCTGTACCGCGATAACCACGCCTGGTGTCCTTACTGTCAAAAAGTTTGGTTATGGCTAGAGGAAAAACAGATCCCCTACCGCATCGAAAAAGTGACAATGTTCTGCTACGGGGAAAAAGAAAGTTGGTACAAACGTAAGGTTCCATCAGGAATGCTCCCTGCGATTGAGCTAGATGGACGAATTATTAAAGAAAGCGATGATATTTTGATCGCTTTGGAAAAGGTTTTTGCTCCATTGAGCCAAGGGATGGAAGACCGCAGGGTGCTGCCTCTACGTCAATTAGAAAGACTTTTATTTAGAGCTTGGTGTATGTGGCTGTGTTCTAAAGCCGCTTCCTCTCAACAAGAACAACGCCACCGAGAACAATTTATCACAGTGGTGGCTAAGGTCGAGGAAGCTCTGGGTAGCACCCCAAGCCCATACTTTCTAGATAGCTTCAGTATTGTTGATGTAATTTTTACGCCATATCTGGAACGGATGAATGCGAGCCTTTACTACTACAAAGGCTACTCCCTACGAGAGGAAAACCCTCGCTTAAACGCATGGTTTGCGGCAATGGAAAGCCGATCTACCTACTGCGGTACTCAGAGCGACTTTCACACCCACGCACATGATTTACCGCCCCAGATGGGTGGCTGTTGGGAAAACGGCGAACCCCAGATGCTTCTGAATAAAGCGCGGGTGGATAACGGTCCCTGGTTTGGACTACCAGATGTTACTTATCCAGAACCCGAAAACTCCCGCATGGAAGCTCTTCAACGAACTATCAAACATCGCATCAATATTATCCGAGTTAACCCCTTAGATGATCAATTGTTTGACCAAGCGCTACGTTGTGCTTTAACTCACATGATGACCAGTGAAGACTGTGTACCTCCATCGGGATCTGATGTCGCTCTACGATATTTGCGCGATCGCATTAATGTACCGCGAGATATGTCCATCTACGCAGCCAAGCGATTGCGGGAATCCCTGGAGAAAACCGCAGCCCTTGCAGGGAATGGGCAGCCAGCCCCTATTCCCACTCAGCATAGACGAGATCAAGACCCGTCTAACTTTTTAAAGCTATAG
- a CDS encoding 3'(2'),5'-bisphosphate nucleotidase CysQ, translating into MKDLQEILAIAREVSWGASDILRSYYHGTAKDPNLDVQYKQNEPVTVADVVVSKYILEKLQAALGNEDFAYISEETYKSQLSQESPEWVWIIDPLDGTRDFIQKTGDYAIHIALVKDKRPVLAVVAVPETEKLYFATKGGGTFVETRNGFLPIFVSSGKRVEDLTLVVSRSHRNESLEYLLKNLPCQNHKSVGSVGCKIATILEQQADIYISLSGKSAPKDWDIAAPELVLTEAGGKFTHFDGTALAYNTDDINQWGGLLASNGEHHQLLCETAEKLLVQFAG; encoded by the coding sequence ATGAAAGACTTGCAAGAAATATTAGCGATCGCTCGTGAAGTCAGTTGGGGAGCATCAGATATACTCAGGTCTTATTACCACGGCACAGCAAAAGACCCTAATCTAGATGTGCAGTACAAACAAAATGAGCCTGTAACTGTTGCAGATGTAGTCGTAAGTAAATATATTCTGGAAAAGCTACAAGCAGCCTTGGGTAATGAAGATTTTGCCTATATCAGCGAAGAAACTTATAAATCACAACTTAGTCAAGAATCCCCTGAATGGGTGTGGATTATTGATCCTCTAGATGGTACGCGAGACTTTATTCAAAAAACTGGCGACTATGCCATTCACATCGCTTTAGTTAAAGACAAACGTCCAGTTTTAGCAGTAGTTGCAGTCCCGGAAACTGAAAAGTTATACTTTGCCACAAAAGGCGGGGGTACATTTGTCGAAACCCGAAATGGATTCCTGCCCATATTCGTGTCTTCAGGTAAACGCGTCGAAGATTTAACCTTAGTTGTCAGTCGCTCTCACCGCAATGAATCTTTAGAATACTTATTAAAAAACTTGCCTTGTCAAAATCATAAATCTGTTGGCAGTGTAGGTTGCAAAATTGCCACCATTCTAGAACAACAGGCGGATATCTACATTTCTCTTTCTGGAAAATCTGCCCCTAAAGATTGGGATATAGCAGCCCCGGAATTAGTATTAACAGAAGCTGGTGGTAAGTTTACTCACTTTGATGGAACTGCCTTAGCATACAATACCGATGATATTAATCAGTGGGGTGGTTTGCTGGCAAGTAATGGTGAGCATCATCAACTACTATGTGAGACGGCAGAAAAGTTACTGGTACAGTTTGCTGGATAA
- the topA gene encoding type I DNA topoisomerase: MPKRLLVVESPGKVKKLSQILGTDWIVRASCGHIRELSNDGDDSLGFSIDGSNIKCHYIPRDQRAKETIQKLKAAVKQVDEVILATDPDREGETIAWHLKEVLGLKEPKRVVYTEITASAVRSAIANSRKLDFNLVGAGLCRDCLDKLVGYKGSPLVWALNNGAKSVGRVQSATLHLICQREREIQAFVPQDYWNVFVDYAEGFRAFYNGTTDSRPSAQQEETDTNDDANPNATKSPESKRVLSEAEATRLVEEAGRHPHKIIQVEGKTVNRQPPPPFTTSTLQQAAGSKLRFSPDKTMQVAQKLYEAGLITYMRTDSVMLSPEFCASARQWLAQNDPENVPQNVAKHRSSKSAQEAHEAIRPTDVFRPSAQLKQEISPDEFNLYVWIWKRAIASQCKAAQLRKTQIITQSGNLLWQARGQVIEFYGYARYWNNLSKDSDLPALKQGLALTLENAGHEQKQTQPPQRYSEPKLVQVMERKGIGRPSTYAPTVATLKKRAYVELKKDNLQPTTLGLEVDEFLQKALPDLLEAEFTAKMEDALDAIALGKQNWQQYLSGWNQDYFIPALSQAKTLVTGASNSKAFPQRQLETSRTRCPECKSFMSKVPSTKVKKKYFLKCTSGCENVVLFWSERSKTWEAPRSQENQPKPPAKITSHPCPVCQKPLEEYSYTKDGQPKTMLRCSDPKSRQDKKHQDVAYFNTAKGWWSPKFGELT; encoded by the coding sequence ATGCCGAAACGTCTCCTTGTAGTTGAATCCCCCGGTAAAGTCAAAAAACTCAGTCAAATCTTGGGTACAGATTGGATTGTCCGGGCTAGTTGTGGTCACATCCGAGAACTGAGTAACGATGGTGATGATTCACTGGGATTCAGCATTGATGGAAGCAATATCAAATGTCACTACATCCCTCGTGATCAACGAGCCAAAGAAACCATTCAAAAACTCAAAGCCGCAGTCAAACAAGTTGATGAGGTGATTTTGGCAACAGACCCAGACCGGGAAGGTGAAACCATCGCTTGGCATCTCAAGGAAGTTTTGGGATTGAAAGAACCCAAACGAGTGGTTTATACGGAAATTACGGCATCGGCGGTCAGGAGTGCGATCGCTAACTCCAGAAAACTGGATTTCAACTTAGTGGGTGCGGGGCTGTGCCGAGATTGTCTAGATAAGTTGGTGGGGTACAAAGGCAGTCCCCTGGTTTGGGCATTAAATAACGGTGCGAAAAGTGTAGGCAGAGTTCAAAGTGCCACATTACACCTCATCTGCCAGAGAGAGAGGGAAATTCAGGCGTTTGTCCCCCAGGATTACTGGAACGTTTTTGTTGATTACGCTGAAGGATTTCGGGCTTTCTACAACGGGACAACTGATTCTCGCCCCTCAGCACAGCAGGAAGAAACTGACACTAATGATGATGCCAACCCAAACGCTACAAAATCACCCGAATCTAAACGTGTTTTATCTGAAGCTGAGGCTACAAGATTAGTTGAAGAAGCAGGGCGACATCCTCATAAAATTATCCAAGTCGAAGGTAAAACAGTTAATCGCCAACCACCACCACCATTCACCACTTCTACTCTTCAGCAAGCCGCAGGTTCCAAACTGAGATTTTCCCCAGACAAAACCATGCAGGTGGCTCAAAAGCTGTATGAGGCTGGGTTAATCACATATATGCGGACAGATTCAGTAATGTTGAGTCCTGAGTTTTGTGCCAGCGCTCGTCAATGGTTAGCGCAAAATGACCCGGAGAATGTACCGCAGAATGTAGCCAAACACCGTAGCAGCAAATCGGCTCAAGAAGCACATGAGGCTATCCGTCCTACAGATGTATTCCGCCCTTCAGCACAGTTAAAGCAAGAAATTTCGCCTGATGAGTTTAACCTGTACGTGTGGATTTGGAAACGTGCGATCGCTTCCCAGTGCAAAGCTGCCCAACTCCGCAAAACTCAAATAATCACCCAGTCAGGAAATCTGTTATGGCAAGCCAGAGGACAAGTAATTGAGTTCTACGGTTATGCGCGGTATTGGAACAATCTCAGCAAAGATTCAGATTTACCTGCTTTAAAACAAGGACTTGCGCTGACGTTGGAAAATGCGGGACATGAGCAGAAGCAAACCCAGCCGCCACAACGCTACAGTGAACCAAAACTGGTACAAGTAATGGAACGCAAAGGCATTGGTCGCCCCAGCACCTATGCTCCCACAGTAGCCACTCTCAAAAAACGGGCTTATGTAGAATTGAAAAAAGATAATTTGCAACCCACAACTTTAGGTTTAGAGGTTGATGAGTTTTTGCAGAAGGCTTTACCCGATTTGTTGGAAGCTGAGTTTACAGCTAAAATGGAAGATGCCCTGGATGCGATCGCTCTTGGCAAACAGAATTGGCAGCAATATCTCAGTGGTTGGAATCAGGATTATTTTATACCCGCATTATCCCAAGCCAAAACCCTGGTTACAGGTGCATCAAATAGTAAAGCCTTTCCCCAGCGTCAGTTGGAAACTTCTAGAACTCGTTGCCCTGAGTGCAAAAGTTTTATGTCTAAGGTTCCCAGTACTAAGGTAAAGAAGAAATATTTTCTTAAGTGTACCAGTGGTTGTGAAAATGTGGTGTTGTTTTGGAGCGAACGTTCTAAGACTTGGGAAGCACCGCGCAGTCAAGAGAATCAGCCAAAACCCCCAGCTAAGATAACTTCACATCCCTGTCCTGTATGCCAAAAGCCTTTGGAAGAATACAGCTATACAAAGGATGGGCAACCAAAAACGATGCTGCGATGTTCAGACCCTAAATCTCGTCAGGACAAGAAACATCAGGATGTGGCTTACTTTAACACAGCAAAAGGATGGTGGAGTCCAAAGTTTGGGGAATTAACCTGA
- a CDS encoding DUF937 domain-containing protein, with protein MGLFDQIIGAVSNPNQQANLGQLGSIISTVNQLSNATGTNPSTIQSVVGVVGNYVRSALQQKQASEGNEATQVLVNQYAGTSSNPQAVSSLFPPQIQQQVAQVASQHTGLDAGTIMQLLPVIVPIVLNLLQSGANTQNPQTSGNSVLNSFLDANGDGDVNVADAIQLFSKYVGK; from the coding sequence ATGGGTCTGTTTGATCAAATTATCGGTGCTGTTAGCAATCCCAATCAACAAGCTAATTTAGGTCAACTCGGCAGTATTATTAGCACTGTTAATCAGCTGAGTAATGCCACTGGTACAAATCCTTCAACCATACAATCAGTTGTTGGTGTAGTAGGTAACTATGTACGTTCTGCTTTACAACAGAAACAAGCCTCAGAAGGTAATGAAGCAACCCAAGTATTGGTTAATCAATATGCTGGGACTTCTTCTAACCCTCAAGCCGTCAGTTCCCTGTTTCCCCCTCAAATCCAACAGCAGGTAGCACAGGTAGCTTCTCAACATACAGGATTAGATGCTGGTACAATTATGCAATTGTTACCTGTGATTGTGCCTATAGTATTGAATTTATTGCAATCTGGTGCTAATACCCAAAATCCCCAAACTAGTGGAAATTCGGTATTGAATTCTTTCTTGGATGCCAATGGGGATGGAGATGTCAATGTTGCCGACGCTATTCAATTGTTTAGTAAATATGTTGGCAAGTAG
- a CDS encoding class I SAM-dependent methyltransferase: protein MMLKPEQRQKLDDTDDKLFYDYPRFVTHVDAGFIQQLTDLYRDRLKPNTRILDMMSSWVSHLPEAMEFAHVEGHGLNAEELARNSRLNHYFVQNLNDQPQLPLPDQSFDAVLNCVSVQYVQYPEAIFAEIHRILKPGGIAIISFSNRMFFQKAIQAWRETSEATRVELVKHYFTSVPGFTVPEVMVNKSQVPNFLQWLGAGGGDPFYAVIAYRS from the coding sequence ATGATGCTCAAACCCGAACAACGCCAGAAATTAGACGATACAGACGACAAGCTATTTTACGACTATCCCCGCTTCGTCACCCATGTTGATGCCGGATTTATTCAACAGCTAACGGATTTATATCGCGATCGCCTCAAACCCAACACACGTATCCTAGATATGATGAGCAGTTGGGTGTCTCATCTCCCAGAAGCAATGGAATTTGCCCATGTTGAGGGACACGGACTCAACGCCGAGGAATTAGCTCGTAATTCCCGTTTAAATCATTACTTTGTGCAGAATCTCAATGATCAACCTCAACTACCCCTACCAGACCAAAGTTTTGATGCCGTTCTGAATTGCGTTTCTGTACAGTACGTACAATATCCAGAGGCTATATTTGCCGAAATCCATCGTATCCTCAAACCTGGAGGTATAGCAATTATCAGCTTTTCTAACCGGATGTTTTTCCAAAAAGCGATTCAAGCTTGGCGAGAGACTTCAGAAGCAACTAGGGTGGAATTAGTCAAGCACTACTTCACCTCAGTACCTGGATTTACGGTTCCAGAGGTGATGGTGAATAAATCTCAAGTGCCGAATTTTTTACAGTGGCTAGGTGCTGGCGGAGGGGACCCATTTTATGCTGTAATCGCTTACCGTTCTTAA